One genomic region from Phragmites australis chromosome 1, lpPhrAust1.1, whole genome shotgun sequence encodes:
- the LOC133912093 gene encoding histone deacetylase 2 isoform X2: MASSAPAPAPAEPLRRNRILSSKLYLEVPASKAPVVYSPAYDIAFLGIEKLHPFDSSKWGRICKFLTKEGYLAKCRVVEPLEASKEDLLVVHSEAYLSSLKSSFRVASIVEVPPVALVPNWLVQRKLLYPFRKQVGGSILSAKLALERGWAINVGGGFHHCSAEEGGGFCAYADISLCIQFAFVRLNISRVLIIDLDAHQGNGHEKDFANDGRVYTLDMYNAGIYPFDHVAKRYIDQKVELVSGTKTDEYLEQLDKALEVLSKWTEERVLVYHFKCNEFGSFYIGWAKIVYITF; the protein is encoded by the exons ATGGCTTCCTCCGCGCCGGCGCCCGCCCCGGCGGAGCCTCTCCGCCGCAACCGCATCCTCTCCAGTAAGCTCTACCTCGAAGTCCCCGCCTCAAAG GCGCCGGTGGTGTACTCGCCAGCCTACGACATCGCCTTCCTCGGAATCGAGAAGCT GCACCCGTTTGATTCCTCGAAATGGGGCCGCATCTGCAAGTTCCTCACCAAAGAAGGGTACCTGGCGAAGTGCCGAGTCGTGGAGCCATTGGAAGCCTCCAAGGAGGATTTGCTAGTG GTGCACTCGGAGGCATACCTGAGCAGCCTCAAAAGCAGCTTCAGGGTTGCCTCTATTGTAGAG GTCCCCCCTGTGGCGCTTGTTCCTAATTGGCTTGTGCAGCGAAAGCTACTATACCCTTTCCGGAAGCAG GTTGGTGGTTCCATTTTATCAGCCAAACTTGCGCTTGAGAGAGGATGGGCCATTAATGTTGGTGGAGGATTTCACCACTGTTCGGCAGAGGAAGGAGGTGGATTTTGTGCGTATGCTGATATTTCTCTCTGCATCCAGTTTGCTTTTGTCCGTCTAAATATTTCAAG AGTATTGATCATAGATCTGGATGCCCACCAAGGAAATGGCCATGAAAAAGATTTTGCTAATGATG GAAGGGTTTACACTTTGGACATGTACAATGCTGGAATTTATCCCTTC GATCACGTTGCTAAGCGGTACATTGATCAAAAAGTTGAATTAGTT AGTGGGACAAAAACAGATGAATATTTGGAGCAACTTGACAAGGCTCTCGAG GTTTTATCAAAGTGGACAGAAGAGCGGGTTTTAGTTTACCATTTTAAATGCAATGAGTTTGGTTCCTTCTACATAGGATGGGCGAAAATAGTTTACATTACCTTCTAA
- the LOC133883259 gene encoding protein TAPETUM DETERMINANT 1-like — protein MATTKVASMVKATALVLFVCALLCLVPTGDAKDMEPCQDTDLQISTARTGKIVSGQPEYKVTVSNQCSCPVSGVVLSCPDGLSSMEAVDSTKIHVVDNKSMLCLLYNGWPISKGSPVTFAYAWKATLDFTLYNATPRC, from the exons ATGGCGACAACAAAGGTGGCGTCCATGGTGAAGGCTACAGCTCTCGTGCTCTTCGTTTGTGCTCTACTTTGTCTTGTACCTACAG GCGATGCCAAGGACATGGAGCCGTGCCAGGACACCGACCTGCAGATCTCGACGGCGCGGACAGGGAAGATCGTCAGCGGCCAGCCGGAGTACAAGGTGACCGTCAGCAACCAGTGCTCATGCCCAGTGTCGGGCGTCGTGCTCTCCTGCCCGGATGGCCTGTCGAGCATGGAGGCCGTGGACAGCACCAAGATCCACGTGGTTGACAATAAGAGTATGCTTTGCCTCCTCTACAACGGCTGGCCGATCAGCAAGGGCTCGCCGGTCACCTTCGCCTACGCCTGGAAGGCGACCCTCGACTTCACCCTGTACAACGCCACGCCGCGGTGCTAG